In Sphingomonas sp. LT1P40, the following are encoded in one genomic region:
- a CDS encoding M10 family metallopeptidase C-terminal domain-containing protein, producing the protein MPTVTLTNTQIRTGMTRTGVFLGAGQFTFSIPTVLSIWPTYGPGEEQDDAAYSILNAAQANAFRNALSLWDALIAPDFVEVADDASTRGEIRVGFTGYDMDPGTAAYAYLPTSQTPTSFVSDVWINATDAGEDFSSGANFDTLLHELGHALGLKHPFSAPVIEAPYDNLRFTIMSYTSPGRVVSFSAPTPTSIQSSSAAVAASTPMVIDIAAVQLLYGAETTTFAGNTNHVLVETDPTVRTIYDAGGTDTMDLSATTRNNIVDLTPGSYSSIGYWTKAQQTAFWQAQFDPFFNTFISNQINQSTTWEWQDNVGIALGTIIENVIGGSGNETMTGNDADNMFFLQNGGNDIVNGGAGNDGFSFGAAWTIADVVNGGAGTNDQVALQGNYTGGSAIALGAASITGVEVFTLLGGVGNGYTVSTVDANVAAGETLTFFGTNLAAGNAFTFNGALETDGSFRVYGGEGLDSFTGGAGNDGFWFGPSRFTGADTVNGGTGTNDQLALDGDYTIILTSASMQGIEAVTLQAGPVGDRNTFNVTVDNSAVLAGQNLTIWGLLTTNGMTINGAGELDGRLTVIGGTAGDTITGSLGNDRIFGGGGADMLNGGVGGIDTFVYDAVSQSNGSAYDTISGFDPNIDLLDFNFAVSGIAATVNGGSVAAGSMNADLTALLGAGQLGVGQAVLVNASSGSFVGQSILVVDANGVAGYQADQDYVIVLTTQLGTIPPDPFV; encoded by the coding sequence ATGCCGACCGTCACGCTCACAAATACCCAGATCCGCACCGGAATGACACGCACCGGCGTTTTTCTGGGCGCAGGGCAGTTTACCTTTTCCATTCCCACCGTGCTCAGCATCTGGCCGACCTATGGCCCCGGCGAAGAGCAGGACGATGCCGCCTATTCGATCCTTAATGCCGCGCAGGCGAACGCGTTCCGCAACGCGTTGTCGCTGTGGGACGCGCTGATCGCACCCGATTTCGTGGAAGTCGCCGACGACGCGTCCACGCGCGGTGAAATCCGTGTCGGTTTTACCGGCTATGACATGGATCCGGGCACGGCCGCCTACGCCTATCTGCCGACATCGCAAACGCCGACCTCGTTCGTGAGCGACGTGTGGATCAACGCCACCGATGCCGGCGAGGATTTCAGTTCGGGTGCCAATTTCGATACGCTGCTGCACGAGCTGGGCCATGCGCTCGGACTCAAACACCCCTTCAGCGCGCCGGTGATCGAGGCTCCTTACGACAATCTGCGCTTTACGATCATGTCCTATACCTCGCCGGGCCGCGTGGTCAGCTTCAGTGCGCCGACTCCGACGTCGATCCAGTCGTCCTCCGCCGCAGTCGCAGCTTCGACGCCGATGGTGATCGACATCGCTGCCGTTCAGTTGCTCTATGGCGCAGAGACGACCACTTTTGCCGGCAATACCAACCACGTCCTGGTCGAGACCGATCCCACCGTGCGCACCATCTATGACGCCGGCGGCACCGACACGATGGACCTGTCGGCCACCACCCGGAACAATATCGTCGACCTCACCCCCGGTTCCTATTCCAGTATCGGTTACTGGACCAAGGCGCAGCAGACCGCCTTTTGGCAGGCGCAGTTCGACCCGTTCTTCAACACCTTCATTTCGAACCAGATCAACCAGTCGACCACTTGGGAATGGCAGGACAATGTCGGCATCGCGCTGGGCACGATCATCGAGAATGTGATCGGCGGCAGCGGCAACGAGACGATGACCGGCAACGACGCCGACAATATGTTCTTCCTGCAAAATGGCGGCAACGACATTGTCAATGGCGGGGCCGGTAATGACGGTTTCTCGTTCGGCGCGGCATGGACCATCGCCGACGTCGTCAATGGCGGCGCAGGCACCAACGATCAGGTCGCACTGCAGGGCAATTATACCGGTGGCAGCGCGATCGCGCTGGGCGCGGCATCGATCACGGGTGTCGAGGTATTCACGCTGCTGGGCGGTGTAGGCAATGGCTATACGGTTTCGACCGTCGATGCGAACGTCGCGGCGGGCGAGACGCTGACCTTCTTCGGGACCAATCTGGCGGCCGGCAACGCCTTCACCTTCAACGGCGCGCTCGAAACCGACGGATCGTTCCGCGTCTATGGCGGTGAGGGCCTCGACAGCTTTACCGGCGGCGCGGGCAATGACGGGTTCTGGTTCGGCCCCTCGCGCTTTACCGGGGCGGACACCGTCAACGGCGGCACGGGCACCAACGATCAGCTGGCGCTGGACGGCGATTACACGATCATCCTGACCAGCGCGTCGATGCAGGGGATCGAGGCCGTCACGTTGCAGGCCGGACCGGTCGGCGACCGCAACACATTCAACGTTACGGTCGATAACAGCGCGGTGCTGGCGGGACAGAATTTGACGATCTGGGGCCTGCTGACCACCAATGGCATGACCATCAACGGCGCGGGCGAGCTGGACGGGCGCCTGACCGTCATCGGCGGCACGGCGGGCGACACGATCACCGGCAGCTTGGGCAACGACCGAATCTTTGGCGGCGGCGGTGCCGATATGCTGAACGGTGGCGTGGGCGGTATCGACACCTTCGTCTATGACGCGGTCAGCCAGTCGAACGGATCGGCCTATGACACGATCAGCGGGTTCGACCCCAATATCGACCTGCTCGATTTCAACTTCGCGGTCAGCGGCATTGCGGCAACGGTCAATGGCGGCAGCGTCGCGGCGGGATCGATGAACGCCGATTTGACCGCGTTGCTGGGCGCCGGCCAGTTGGGCGTGGGTCAGGCGGTGCTGGTCAACGCCAGTTCGGGAAGTTTCGTCGGGCAGAGCATCCTGGTGGTCGATGCCAATGGCGTCGCCGGTTATCAGGCCGATCAAGATTATGTGATCGTCCTGACTACCCAATTGGGCACCATTCCACCCGATCCCTTCGTCTGA
- a CDS encoding DNA-3-methyladenine glycosylase family protein, translated as MGLTADQLRTSLDAIAATEPLMAAAVARVGYPEPRIREPGYETLLRTIVGQQVSVAAAASIWNKLAAALGDLTDPVIVAAASDETLRAAGLSRQKAGYARSLAEEVTSGRLDLTALPADDEEAIAQMIRVKGIGRWSAEIYLLFAEGRVDIWPAGDLAVQIEIGRILGHAERPSEKLTRHLAEAWRPHRGAAAIMAWHHYKADMDVI; from the coding sequence ATGGGTCTGACCGCCGACCAGCTTCGCACCTCGCTCGATGCCATCGCCGCGACTGAACCGCTGATGGCGGCGGCGGTCGCTCGCGTCGGCTATCCCGAGCCGCGCATCCGCGAACCGGGCTATGAAACATTACTGCGCACGATCGTCGGCCAGCAGGTCAGCGTCGCCGCAGCAGCATCAATCTGGAACAAGCTGGCGGCGGCACTGGGCGACCTGACCGATCCGGTGATCGTTGCCGCCGCTTCCGACGAGACGCTACGTGCGGCGGGGCTGTCGCGGCAAAAGGCCGGCTATGCCCGCAGTCTGGCGGAAGAGGTAACAAGCGGTCGGCTCGACCTGACCGCGCTGCCCGCCGATGACGAGGAAGCCATCGCACAGATGATACGGGTGAAGGGCATCGGGCGCTGGTCGGCGGAAATCTATCTGTTGTTCGCCGAGGGTCGCGTGGACATCTGGCCGGCCGGCGATTTGGCCGTGCAGATCGAGATCGGACGGATCCTCGGCCATGCCGAGCGCCCGTCGGAAAAACTGACCCGCCACCTCGCCGAAGCGTGGCGGCCGCATCGTGGTGCGGCGGCGATCATGGCGTGGCACCATTACAAGGCGGATATGGACGTCATCTGA
- a CDS encoding ABC transporter ATP-binding protein, producing the protein MQRTIARGTVRASGIGRGIRLRFADGSRHKRAMPQPDFRIIILPQKSGVSRLVTDFARHAGGRGVQAACLVAAGAVLEGAGLALLVPLVTAIVVPADSALAGSGLGFQFGLTLPRLLALFVAVMAVRALMLRWRDLALFDLQARFVESLRTRVIAALAGASWELLVRLDHARVTSMIASDIPRLSTATHYLVQGSVAAAMVTIQLTLAFVLAPRFAAVAVAALVAGGVAWRLARPGTAALGQQLVRANHALLGSAGAFIGGLKAAAAQRASGRFAAEFDDVQRNLTREQRRFTVQQADARTLMAMASALAGVAVIGGGVAAGLAPAVLIALAVIFARMAPLVQQLQQATQQLVYNAPAYDAVRGIEAEFGDLQPSDRSDPEPVNAVGDIDLVDVTYRHPGGGGVETLSIHIGAGECVGVAGPSGGGKTTLIDLVAGLLEPQHGTVHAPRAALGYLPQDAFLFHDSVRRNVSWGDPAFDDAAILEALRIAGADGVVARLAQGLDTIVGERGALLSGGERQRLAIARALLRRPSLLILDEATGAIDPAGEAALLARLKALTPRPTILLVAHRAESLAHCDRVIRVEGGAIVSDQMTSISAL; encoded by the coding sequence ATGCAACGGACTATAGCGCGCGGCACCGTGCGCGCCAGTGGGATTGGGCGCGGTATCCGGTTGCGCTTTGCCGACGGGTCGCGGCACAAGCGTGCGATGCCGCAACCAGATTTCAGGATCATTATATTGCCGCAAAAGTCGGGCGTGTCGCGGCTCGTGACCGATTTCGCGCGACATGCCGGGGGGCGCGGCGTGCAGGCGGCGTGTCTGGTCGCTGCGGGTGCCGTTCTGGAAGGGGCGGGTTTGGCGTTGCTGGTACCGCTGGTCACCGCGATCGTGGTCCCGGCGGATTCGGCTCTCGCTGGATCGGGGCTCGGTTTCCAGTTCGGGTTGACCCTGCCAAGGCTGCTGGCCCTGTTCGTCGCGGTAATGGCCGTTCGTGCGCTGATGCTGCGCTGGCGCGACCTTGCGCTGTTCGACCTGCAGGCGAGGTTCGTCGAGTCGTTGCGAACACGGGTGATCGCGGCGCTTGCGGGCGCGTCGTGGGAGCTGCTGGTGCGGCTCGATCACGCCCGCGTCACCAGTATGATCGCCAGCGATATTCCGCGCCTGTCCACCGCGACCCATTATCTGGTGCAGGGGTCGGTGGCGGCGGCGATGGTGACGATCCAGCTGACGCTTGCCTTCGTGCTCGCGCCGCGCTTTGCCGCAGTGGCGGTCGCGGCGCTCGTTGCAGGGGGCGTCGCATGGCGGCTGGCGCGTCCGGGCACGGCCGCGCTGGGCCAGCAACTGGTGCGGGCGAACCATGCGCTGCTGGGCAGTGCGGGCGCGTTCATCGGCGGATTGAAAGCGGCGGCGGCGCAGCGCGCGAGCGGCCGCTTCGCCGCCGAGTTCGATGACGTACAACGCAATCTCACGCGCGAGCAGCGCCGTTTCACGGTGCAACAGGCCGACGCACGGACGCTGATGGCGATGGCCTCGGCACTGGCGGGTGTAGCGGTTATCGGCGGCGGGGTCGCCGCCGGACTCGCCCCCGCTGTGCTGATCGCGCTCGCGGTGATCTTCGCCCGCATGGCACCGCTGGTACAACAGCTCCAGCAGGCGACGCAGCAGCTGGTTTACAACGCGCCTGCTTATGACGCGGTGCGCGGGATCGAGGCGGAGTTTGGCGATCTGCAGCCGTCCGATAGATCCGACCCGGAGCCGGTCAACGCGGTCGGCGATATCGACCTTGTCGATGTAACCTATCGGCATCCGGGCGGCGGCGGGGTCGAGACACTTTCAATCCATATTGGGGCGGGCGAATGTGTCGGGGTCGCCGGACCGTCCGGCGGCGGAAAAACGACACTGATCGATCTGGTGGCGGGGCTGCTCGAGCCACAGCACGGGACAGTCCACGCGCCGCGCGCCGCGCTCGGCTATCTGCCGCAGGACGCGTTTCTCTTCCATGACAGCGTGCGGCGCAACGTGAGCTGGGGCGACCCGGCATTCGACGATGCCGCGATTCTGGAAGCGCTGCGCATCGCCGGTGCCGACGGGGTGGTGGCGCGCCTGGCGCAGGGTCTGGACACCATTGTGGGCGAACGCGGCGCGTTGCTGTCGGGTGGTGAGCGCCAGCGGCTGGCGATTGCCCGCGCATTGCTGCGGCGGCCGTCGCTGCTGATCCTGGACGAAGCGACCGGGGCGATCGACCCGGCGGGGGAGGCGGCGTTGCTCGCACGGCTAAAGGCGCTGACGCCGCGCCCGACGATCCTGCTGGTCGCACACCGCGCCGAAAGTCTGGCGCATTGCGACCGGGTGATCCGGGTCGAGGGCGGTGCGATCGTCTCCGATCAGATGACGTCCATATCCGCCTTGTAA
- the rlmB gene encoding 23S rRNA (guanosine(2251)-2'-O)-methyltransferase RlmB — protein MSQRPKRGHRPSNQSATRPRFWGRHPVIAALANPQRTVRKVWGTREALGALDLPPVLPITYADAADLGRLVPPDAPHQGIVIEVDPLDDIWLGDLLESGADDRRPLLVLDHVTDPHNVGAILRSAAAFDALGIVTHDRHTPPESGTLARAASGALEMVPWVRVVNLARALDEIGEAGFWRIGLAGEAKGTLAEVMGDTRPALVLGAEGEGMRQNTAAHCDDLARLPISPRVESLNVSNAAAIALYAALSR, from the coding sequence GTGAGCCAGAGACCAAAACGCGGGCATCGTCCCTCCAATCAATCCGCCACCCGCCCCCGTTTCTGGGGTCGCCATCCCGTGATCGCTGCGCTGGCCAATCCCCAACGCACCGTGCGCAAGGTATGGGGGACGCGCGAGGCGCTGGGCGCGCTCGATCTGCCTCCGGTGCTGCCGATCACCTATGCCGACGCCGCCGATCTGGGACGGCTGGTGCCACCCGACGCGCCGCATCAGGGGATCGTGATCGAAGTCGATCCGCTCGACGACATCTGGCTGGGCGACCTGCTCGAATCGGGCGCAGACGACCGGCGACCGCTGCTGGTGCTCGATCATGTGACCGATCCGCACAATGTCGGCGCGATTCTGCGTTCGGCCGCCGCGTTCGACGCGCTGGGGATCGTAACGCACGACCGCCACACGCCGCCCGAATCGGGCACGCTCGCCCGCGCTGCATCGGGCGCGCTGGAAATGGTGCCATGGGTTCGCGTCGTAAACCTGGCCCGTGCGCTGGACGAAATCGGCGAGGCGGGTTTCTGGCGGATCGGTCTAGCGGGCGAGGCAAAGGGCACGCTGGCCGAGGTGATGGGCGACACCCGCCCCGCCTTGGTGCTGGGGGCCGAGGGCGAAGGCATGCGTCAGAACACCGCCGCGCATTGCGACGATCTGGCACGGCTGCCGATCTCGCCCAGGGTGGAGAGCCTGAACGTGTCCAACGCGGCTGCGATCGCACTCTACGCGGCACTATCGCGCTGA
- a CDS encoding S-(hydroxymethyl)glutathione dehydrogenase/class III alcohol dehydrogenase, protein MKTRAAVAFEAKQPLEIVELDLEGPKAGEVLVEIMATGICHTDAYTLDGLDSEGLFPSVLGHEGAGIVREVGPGVTSVKPGDHVIPLYTPECRQCKSCLSGKTNLCTAIRATQGKGLMPDGTSRFSYKGQTIFHYMGCSTFSNFTVLPEIAVAKIREDAPFKTSCYIGCGVTTGVGAVVNTAKVQVGDNIVVFGLGGIGLNVLQGARLAGAGKIIGVDLNPDREEWGRQFGMTDFIDARGKSRDETIATILALTDGGADFTFDCTGNTEVMRTALEACHRGWGTSIVIGVAEAGKEIATRPFQLVTGRNWRGTAFGGAKGRTDVPKIVDWYMDGKIAIDPMITHVLSLDEINKGFDLMHAGESIRSVVVY, encoded by the coding sequence ATGAAGACCCGCGCCGCCGTCGCATTTGAAGCGAAACAGCCGCTCGAGATCGTCGAACTCGATCTGGAGGGTCCGAAAGCGGGCGAGGTGCTGGTCGAGATTATGGCGACCGGCATCTGCCATACCGACGCTTACACGCTCGACGGGCTGGACAGCGAGGGTCTGTTCCCCAGCGTGCTGGGCCATGAGGGGGCCGGCATTGTCCGTGAGGTCGGACCCGGCGTCACCAGCGTAAAGCCCGGCGACCATGTCATTCCGCTCTACACCCCCGAATGCCGCCAGTGTAAATCGTGCCTTTCGGGCAAGACGAACCTGTGCACCGCGATCCGCGCGACGCAGGGCAAGGGGCTGATGCCCGATGGAACGAGCCGCTTCAGCTATAAGGGGCAGACAATCTTTCACTATATGGGCTGTTCTACCTTCTCGAACTTCACCGTGCTGCCCGAAATTGCGGTCGCCAAGATCCGTGAAGACGCGCCGTTCAAGACGAGCTGTTACATCGGGTGCGGCGTCACCACCGGCGTCGGCGCGGTGGTCAACACGGCCAAGGTGCAGGTCGGCGACAATATCGTCGTGTTCGGGCTGGGCGGCATCGGACTCAACGTGCTGCAGGGCGCGCGGCTGGCGGGTGCTGGCAAGATCATCGGCGTCGACCTCAATCCCGACCGTGAAGAATGGGGTCGCCAGTTTGGCATGACCGACTTCATCGATGCGCGCGGCAAGTCGCGGGACGAGACGATTGCCACGATTCTGGCGCTGACCGATGGCGGGGCGGACTTCACCTTTGACTGCACCGGCAACACCGAAGTTATGCGCACTGCGCTTGAGGCCTGCCATCGCGGCTGGGGCACCAGCATCGTTATCGGCGTGGCGGAGGCGGGCAAGGAGATAGCCACGCGCCCGTTCCAGCTGGTCACCGGGCGCAACTGGCGCGGCACTGCGTTCGGCGGGGCAAAGGGGCGCACCGACGTGCCGAAGATCGTCGATTGGTATATGGACGGCAAGATCGCGATCGACCCGATGATCACGCATGTCCTGTCGCTGGATGAAATCAACAAGGGGTTCGACCTGATGCATGCCGGTGAGAGCATCCGCAGCGTCGTCGTTTACTGA
- a CDS encoding 2Fe-2S iron-sulfur cluster-binding protein, translating into MPKLIVVTREGEEREVEGEVGLSVMEVIRDNGFDELLALCGGCCSCATCHVHVDPDFAAKLPAMSEDENDLLDSSSDRNDFSRLSCQIQFTSALDGLKVTIAAED; encoded by the coding sequence ATGCCCAAGCTTATCGTCGTGACGCGCGAAGGTGAAGAACGCGAAGTCGAAGGCGAAGTGGGCCTGAGCGTGATGGAAGTCATTCGGGACAACGGGTTCGACGAATTGCTGGCTCTGTGCGGCGGTTGCTGCTCCTGCGCCACGTGCCATGTCCATGTCGATCCGGACTTTGCGGCCAAACTTCCGGCGATGAGCGAGGACGAGAACGACCTGCTCGACAGCTCGTCAGACCGCAATGATTTCTCGCGCCTGTCGTGCCAGATCCAGTTCACCTCCGCGCTGGACGGGTTGAAGGTGACCATCGCCGCCGAAGATTAA
- a CDS encoding VOC family protein, with protein sequence MFSHVMLGADDVSVSKDFYDATLGALGARPGRVDPKGRAFYMHNGGVFMLSNPIDGKSACHANGGTVGFAADSPEQVEAWHAAGLAHGGTAIEDPPGVRSNAFGSLYLAYLRDPAGNKVCASHRIPA encoded by the coding sequence ATGTTCAGCCATGTCATGCTGGGCGCCGACGACGTGTCGGTGTCCAAGGATTTCTACGACGCCACGCTGGGCGCATTGGGTGCCCGGCCCGGCCGGGTCGATCCGAAGGGACGCGCATTCTATATGCATAATGGCGGCGTGTTCATGCTGAGCAATCCGATCGACGGCAAGTCGGCGTGCCATGCCAATGGCGGGACGGTCGGCTTTGCTGCCGACAGCCCGGAGCAGGTCGAGGCGTGGCATGCCGCTGGGCTGGCGCATGGCGGCACCGCCATCGAGGACCCGCCGGGCGTGCGTTCCAACGCATTTGGCAGCCTGTATCTGGCGTATCTGCGCGATCCGGCGGGCAACAAGGTCTGCGCATCGCACCGCATTCCGGCGTGA